Proteins from one Oncorhynchus gorbuscha isolate QuinsamMale2020 ecotype Even-year linkage group LG18, OgorEven_v1.0, whole genome shotgun sequence genomic window:
- the LOC124003452 gene encoding protein Wnt-4a, translating to MTAEYVLRSLLMLFLALLSANASNWLYLAKLSSVGSISDEETCERLRGLIQRQVQICKRSVEVMDAVRRGAQLAIDECQFQFRNRRWNCSTLETMPVFGKVVTQGTREAAFVYAISAASVAFAVTRACSSGELEKCGCDRTVHGVSPEGFQWSGCSDNIAYGVAFSQSFIDVRERSKGQSPSKALMNLHNNEAGRKAILSHMRVECKCHGVSGSCEVKTCWKAMPPFRKVGNVIKEKFDGATEVEQRKVGTTKVLVPRNSQFKPHTDEDLVYLEPSPDFCDHDPRTPGMLGTAGRQCNRTSKAIDGCELMCCGRGFQTEEVEVVDRCSCKFHWCCYVKCKQCRKMVEMHTCR from the exons gTACCTGGCTAAACTGTCGTCGGTTGGCAGTATCAGTGATGAGGAGACGTGTGAACGCCTGCGAGGACTCATCCAGAGACAG GTGCAGATCTGTAAGCGCAGCGTGGAGGTGATGGATGCTGTGCGGCGTGGAGCTCAGCTAGCCATCGACGAGTGTCAGTTTCAGTTCCGGAACCGCCGATGGAACTGTTCCACACTGGAAACCATGCCCGTCTTCGGCAAGGTCGTCACACAGG GCACTCGGGAGGCAGCCTTTGTGTATGCCATCTCAGCAGCCAGTGTGGCGTTTGCTGTGACCCGAGCCTGTAGCAGCGGAGAGCTGGAGAAATGTGGCTGCGACCGCACCGTCCATGGAGTCAGTCCGGagg gGTTCCAGTGGTCAGGCTGTAGTGATAACATAGCATACGGAGTGGCCTTCTCTCAGTCCTTCATTGACGTaagggagaggagtaaaggacagTCCCCCAGCAAAGCACTCATGAACCTACACAACAACGAAGCCGGGAGGAAG GCCATCCTGAGCCACATGCGTGTGGAGTGTAAGTGTCATGGCGTGTCAGGTTCCTGTGAGGTAAAGACCTGCTGGAAGGCCATGCCTCCATTCCGCAAGGTGGGCAACGTCATCAAGGAGAAGTTTGACGGCGCCACAGAGGTGGAGCAGCGCAAGGTGGGCACGACCAAGGTCCTGGTGCCACGGAACTCCCAGTTCAAACCTCACACAGACGAAGACCTGGTCTACCTGGAGCCCAGCCCCGACTTCTGTGACCACGACCCGCGCACACCAGGCATGCTGGGTACGGCGGGGCGGCAGTGTAACCGGACGTCGAAGGCCATCGACGGCTGTGAGCTGATGTGCTGCGGCCGGGGCTTCCAGacagaggaggtggaggtggtggacagGTGCAGCTGTAAGTTCCACTGGTGCTGCTACGTCAAGTGCAAACAGTGCCGCAAGATGGTTGAGATGCACACCTGCCGGTGA